In Balneolales bacterium ANBcel1, the following proteins share a genomic window:
- the ruvX gene encoding Holliday junction resolvase RuvX, which yields MTHLQRTLGVDVGLKRIGIAQSDVTGTLASPLGTFASGEALTLISGMCDRGDVRSIVVGWPLTLRGEEGESVRMVKSFIARLEKQTGDVPIITLDERFTSTIAHQSIRDSGAGRKKRRDKGRVDSTAAAILLQNYLDAQ from the coding sequence TTGACACATTTGCAAAGAACACTTGGTGTCGATGTCGGCCTGAAGCGAATTGGAATTGCCCAGTCGGACGTGACCGGTACCCTGGCCAGTCCACTGGGCACTTTTGCGTCCGGGGAGGCCTTGACCCTTATCTCAGGAATGTGTGACAGGGGAGATGTGCGCAGTATTGTGGTCGGCTGGCCGCTCACACTACGCGGAGAGGAGGGGGAGTCTGTCCGCATGGTCAAATCGTTTATCGCCAGGCTGGAGAAACAAACCGGAGACGTACCCATAATTACGCTGGATGAACGCTTTACCTCCACCATAGCCCATCAATCCATCCGCGACTCCGGGGCCGGAAGAAAGAAGCGCCGCGACAAGGGCCGCGTTGATTCCACGGCGGCCGCCATCCTGCTTCAAAACTACCTTGATGCACAGTAA
- a CDS encoding DASS family sodium-coupled anion symporter, with the protein MSNESGSTYGLRQRIGLFLGPAVFILFLIIPTPEGLESEAWAVAGVGLLMAIWWVSEAIPIPATALLPIILFPILRVGPVSQATEPFANPLIYLFMGGFIIALAMERTNLHRRIALNVVNFVGTRPTSIIIGFMMAAAFLSMWVSNTATAMMMLPIALSIIGLVESEKAMETGEFRTNFALVMLLCLAYACNIGGIGTLIGTPPNALMAGYMLDNYNVDIGFAQWMGIGVPLVIVSLPLVFLMLTYVVFPVKLKQIPGGRDVIRKELEDAGPMSRAEKMVAVVFTMTAILWIIRAHVLDRFVPNISDTGIAIFGAVLMFLLPINFKKGEFVLNWDDAKKLPWEVLILFGGGLSLAAAITNTGLAEWIGGGLGVLDWVPIIVLLIAALFVIIFLTEVTSNTATAAAFLPILASVAIAMGQDPLLLVVPAAIGASCAFMLPVATPPNAIVYGSGLVSIPQMARAGFVFNILMVFVITGMMYLLIGRVFGVML; encoded by the coding sequence ATGTCAAACGAATCAGGCAGTACCTATGGTCTAAGGCAAAGAATAGGTTTATTTCTGGGTCCCGCTGTTTTTATCCTCTTTCTTATAATTCCGACTCCGGAAGGGCTTGAGTCCGAAGCATGGGCAGTAGCGGGGGTCGGTTTGCTGATGGCAATTTGGTGGGTTTCGGAAGCCATCCCCATCCCGGCAACGGCTCTGTTGCCGATTATTCTGTTTCCGATTCTTCGTGTCGGACCCGTTTCCCAGGCCACGGAACCTTTTGCCAACCCCTTGATATATCTGTTCATGGGAGGCTTTATTATCGCTCTGGCCATGGAGCGCACCAATCTTCATCGCAGAATCGCACTCAATGTTGTAAACTTTGTTGGAACCCGCCCTACGTCCATTATTATCGGTTTTATGATGGCCGCTGCATTCCTGAGCATGTGGGTCAGCAACACGGCTACGGCCATGATGATGCTGCCCATCGCCCTCTCCATCATCGGTCTCGTGGAAAGTGAAAAAGCGATGGAAACCGGCGAATTCAGAACCAATTTTGCCCTGGTTATGCTGCTGTGCCTTGCCTATGCCTGCAATATCGGTGGAATTGGAACCTTGATCGGAACCCCGCCCAACGCATTGATGGCCGGGTATATGCTGGATAATTATAATGTCGATATCGGATTTGCCCAGTGGATGGGCATAGGTGTGCCACTGGTGATAGTTTCACTGCCACTGGTATTTCTTATGCTGACCTACGTCGTATTCCCTGTAAAACTGAAACAGATTCCCGGAGGAAGAGATGTAATCCGCAAAGAGTTGGAAGATGCCGGACCCATGTCACGTGCGGAAAAAATGGTTGCGGTTGTTTTTACCATGACAGCCATTCTGTGGATTATCCGGGCTCATGTGCTGGACCGGTTTGTTCCGAATATCTCCGACACCGGAATTGCCATATTTGGTGCTGTTTTGATGTTCCTGCTGCCCATTAATTTCAAAAAAGGTGAATTTGTGCTTAACTGGGATGATGCCAAAAAGCTTCCATGGGAAGTATTGATCCTGTTCGGCGGTGGACTGAGTCTTGCCGCAGCCATTACCAATACCGGCCTTGCAGAATGGATTGGTGGTGGATTGGGCGTACTTGACTGGGTGCCGATTATTGTACTGTTGATTGCCGCTTTATTTGTGATCATATTCCTGACGGAAGTTACCAGTAACACGGCCACGGCGGCAGCTTTTCTGCCGATTCTGGCATCAGTTGCCATTGCCATGGGGCAAGATCCGCTCTTGCTGGTGGTTCCCGCGGCCATCGGTGCAAGCTGTGCGTTCATGCTTCCGGTTGCCACCCCGCCCAATGCCATTGTATATGGCAGCGGACTGGTCAGCATTCCTCAAATGGCCCGTGCCGGTTTTGTCTTTAACATACTCATGGTGTTTGTTATTACCGGTATGATGTACCTGCTCATCGGTCGTGTCTTTGGAGTCATGCTCTGA
- a CDS encoding bifunctional (p)ppGpp synthetase/guanosine-3',5'-bis(diphosphate) 3'-pyrophosphohydrolase, producing the protein MPTQKLNISEDLGSIPLEPAQQVELNNLLNECHEYLPGCDDELIIKAFTLSFVSHKGITRASGEPYYLHPLEVARIVVREIGMDDVSVAAALLHDTVEDTEVALEDIRSEFGPVVAHLIDGMTKISGVFKNKGVKQAETFMKLLLSMAEDLRVVLIKFADRLHNMRTIQHLPRKKQLSIATETMELFAPLAHRFGLYNIKSELEDLSFKTLDPTGFKFIARKLREKKDARESFIRKFLEPIEVQLKQSGFSFKIKGRPKHIYSIYRKMTIQQKPFEEIYDLFAIRIILLDPHTKEDCWRVYSFITDSYTPIPERFRDFISVPKANGYQSLHTTVITNTGQKVEVQIRTEKMDEIAEKGFAAHWRYKEGSGKRGDINRFVDWVRDVLDNPRPDAATEFVEDFQLNLYTDEIYVFSPKGELITLPKGSTPIDFAFEIHSEIGERALAAKVNGKIVPLRQKLKSGDQVEVITGKQINLNPDWINDVATHKARARLRQFIKQKERKVADEGRLIWDKKAERAGVEISDQELARVATRLRYSSLQKLFVDIGSGVFDVSKLMKAVKSYVSKGRIEEDAGPEEQEQVPATDHYKIAYDIHNTAGAGQGLILNGELTDVRYSFARCCNPIPGDDVVGFISREGDIKIHRVSCKNTRHLIKTDGERIVDVSWARKTGAQFMGAVRVVGEDRVGLVSDISSLISKSLNTNMKSINVTSDSGMFEGTIIIMVEDISHLDKIITRLKRIDGLKEVYRYE; encoded by the coding sequence ATGCCGACTCAAAAACTCAATATTTCTGAAGATCTTGGATCAATTCCTCTGGAACCCGCCCAGCAGGTGGAGCTGAACAATCTGCTCAACGAGTGCCATGAGTATCTTCCGGGTTGCGATGACGAGCTCATTATCAAGGCGTTTACGCTCTCTTTTGTGTCGCATAAAGGCATTACACGGGCTTCCGGCGAGCCCTATTATCTGCATCCCCTGGAGGTGGCCCGGATTGTGGTCAGGGAGATCGGGATGGATGATGTGTCCGTGGCCGCCGCGCTGTTGCATGATACGGTGGAAGATACCGAAGTGGCGCTGGAGGACATCCGGTCAGAATTTGGCCCGGTAGTGGCACATCTGATCGACGGCATGACAAAAATCTCCGGAGTGTTCAAGAACAAGGGGGTCAAGCAGGCGGAAACGTTCATGAAGCTCCTGCTTTCCATGGCCGAAGACCTGCGGGTGGTACTTATCAAGTTTGCCGATCGCCTGCACAACATGCGGACCATCCAGCATCTGCCCCGCAAAAAGCAGCTGAGCATAGCAACCGAGACCATGGAGCTGTTCGCTCCGCTTGCCCACCGCTTTGGCCTGTACAATATCAAAAGCGAACTGGAAGACCTGAGCTTCAAGACGCTCGATCCCACCGGATTCAAGTTCATCGCCCGCAAGCTTCGTGAAAAAAAGGACGCCAGAGAGTCGTTCATCCGAAAGTTCCTCGAGCCGATTGAAGTGCAGTTGAAGCAGTCGGGTTTCAGCTTTAAAATCAAGGGCCGCCCCAAGCATATCTACTCGATTTACCGGAAAATGACCATCCAGCAGAAACCCTTCGAGGAGATCTACGATCTGTTTGCCATCCGGATCATCCTGCTGGATCCCCATACCAAAGAGGACTGCTGGCGGGTGTACTCTTTTATCACCGACTCCTACACCCCCATTCCGGAACGGTTCCGTGATTTTATATCGGTGCCCAAGGCCAACGGCTATCAGTCGTTGCATACCACCGTCATTACAAACACCGGACAAAAGGTGGAAGTGCAAATCCGCACGGAGAAAATGGATGAAATTGCTGAAAAAGGATTTGCCGCGCACTGGCGCTACAAGGAAGGCTCCGGCAAGCGCGGTGACATCAACCGGTTTGTCGACTGGGTGCGCGATGTGCTGGATAACCCGCGGCCCGATGCCGCCACCGAGTTTGTTGAGGATTTTCAGCTCAACCTGTACACCGACGAAATCTATGTTTTTTCCCCGAAGGGCGAACTGATTACCCTTCCCAAAGGCTCCACTCCCATCGACTTCGCGTTTGAAATTCACAGCGAGATCGGCGAACGGGCACTGGCCGCCAAAGTGAACGGAAAAATTGTGCCGCTGCGCCAGAAGCTGAAAAGCGGTGATCAGGTTGAAGTGATCACCGGAAAGCAGATCAACCTGAATCCGGACTGGATCAACGATGTGGCTACGCACAAGGCGCGGGCCCGTTTACGCCAGTTTATCAAGCAGAAGGAGCGCAAGGTGGCCGATGAGGGCCGGCTGATCTGGGATAAAAAAGCGGAAAGAGCCGGTGTGGAAATCTCCGACCAGGAACTGGCCAGGGTGGCCACCCGCCTGCGATACTCTTCTCTACAGAAACTGTTTGTGGACATCGGGTCGGGGGTATTTGATGTTTCGAAGCTGATGAAGGCCGTGAAAAGCTATGTCAGCAAAGGACGAATTGAAGAGGACGCCGGGCCGGAAGAACAGGAACAGGTGCCGGCCACGGATCACTACAAAATCGCCTATGACATTCACAACACCGCCGGAGCCGGCCAGGGCCTGATTCTGAACGGGGAGCTCACCGACGTGCGGTACTCGTTTGCCCGCTGTTGCAATCCCATTCCGGGAGACGATGTTGTGGGATTCATCAGTCGCGAAGGTGATATCAAAATCCATCGCGTCAGTTGCAAGAATACCCGCCATCTGATAAAAACAGACGGAGAGCGTATAGTGGATGTTTCGTGGGCCCGTAAAACCGGCGCTCAGTTCATGGGTGCGGTACGGGTTGTCGGCGAAGATCGTGTCGGTCTGGTCAGCGATATATCAAGCCTTATATCCAAATCCCTGAATACCAATATGAAAAGCATCAACGTTACCAGTGACAGCGGTATGTTCGAGGGAACCATAATTATTATGGTTGAGGATATCAGCCATCTTGACAAGATTATTACACGCTTGAAGCGAATTGACGGTCTGAAAGAGGTTTACCGCTATGAATAA
- the fmt gene encoding methionyl-tRNA formyltransferase — protein sequence MGNPDFAVPSLEMMSESGHVIDAVVTGTDKRRGRGGKKSPSPVKTCALNLGIPVIEADNMRSPEFAEKLQQLRPDLLVVVAYKLLPPQVLAIPELGSLNLHASLLPRYRGAAPIHHALINGEKETGCTVFLLDQGMDTGMILNQEATEIGLLETTGDVYDRLKVTGARLLAATVDQLSEGSHEPREQDERYSSKAPKINAEDARIDFSKDADTVHNLIRGMSPFPGSWTRAGGRKVKILRSAPKPGQRLEPGHALLVDGVALAGCGSGSVILHEVQPEGKKRVDGVDFLNSLGGSAVFSSEEDGFSDA from the coding sequence ATGGGAAATCCGGACTTTGCGGTTCCCAGCCTGGAGATGATGTCCGAAAGCGGGCATGTGATAGACGCGGTAGTCACAGGAACCGACAAGCGGCGTGGACGCGGTGGAAAAAAGAGTCCGTCGCCGGTGAAAACATGCGCCCTGAATCTCGGTATTCCGGTAATCGAAGCGGACAATATGCGTTCACCGGAGTTTGCTGAAAAATTGCAGCAGCTCCGACCCGATCTGCTTGTTGTTGTAGCCTATAAATTGTTGCCTCCCCAGGTATTGGCTATTCCGGAACTGGGCTCCCTGAATCTGCATGCTTCACTGCTGCCGCGATACCGGGGAGCTGCGCCTATTCATCATGCGCTGATCAACGGGGAAAAGGAGACCGGTTGCACTGTTTTTCTGCTGGATCAGGGGATGGATACGGGGATGATTCTGAACCAGGAAGCAACTGAAATCGGGCTGCTTGAGACCACGGGCGATGTGTATGACCGCCTTAAGGTGACGGGTGCAAGGCTTTTGGCTGCAACTGTGGATCAGCTTTCCGAAGGCAGCCACGAACCGCGCGAGCAGGATGAGCGATATTCTTCAAAAGCGCCGAAAATAAATGCGGAAGACGCACGTATTGACTTCTCCAAAGACGCTGACACAGTGCATAATCTGATACGGGGCATGAGTCCGTTTCCCGGAAGCTGGACCCGTGCAGGCGGGAGAAAAGTGAAGATTCTGCGCTCTGCACCGAAGCCCGGACAGCGGCTGGAACCCGGACATGCATTGCTTGTTGATGGAGTGGCGCTGGCCGGATGCGGTTCCGGGTCGGTGATTCTGCACGAAGTTCAGCCCGAAGGAAAGAAACGGGTCGATGGTGTTGATTTTCTGAACAGCCTGGGCGGATCGGCCGTTTTTTCCTCAGAAGAGGATGGCTTCAGCGATGCCTGA
- a CDS encoding helix-turn-helix domain-containing protein, which produces MSSKKSHFDAIILDRLKQALNLQTDSQLADYLEVRPTVIANWRRRDRVNTSSILSKCESLNVHWILYGTGYNRYKSSIGRSYADPEEIVEKRRSKGISVQDTMDQLEDEKNKLEAENRHLNSKLEALENLLMRFREKNND; this is translated from the coding sequence TTGTCAAGCAAAAAATCACATTTTGATGCAATCATTCTCGACCGACTAAAACAAGCCCTCAACCTTCAAACCGACAGCCAACTGGCTGATTATCTGGAAGTAAGACCGACGGTCATTGCAAACTGGAGAAGAAGGGACAGAGTAAACACATCAAGCATACTATCAAAATGTGAATCGCTGAATGTCCACTGGATATTATACGGTACCGGCTACAATCGTTATAAAAGCAGTATTGGACGTAGCTACGCCGACCCGGAGGAGATCGTGGAAAAGCGGCGATCGAAAGGGATTTCTGTCCAGGACACTATGGATCAGCTTGAGGATGAAAAAAACAAGCTGGAAGCCGAAAACCGGCATTTGAACAGCAAACTGGAGGCGCTGGAAAACCTGTTGATGCGCTTCAGGGAAAAAAACAACGATTAG
- a CDS encoding cupin domain-containing protein codes for MSDQSKIIRSENFTWPEIKKKEYKSDQPGFQGISRFVLLGEKEDEQGLNMQTRYFEIERGGYSSLERHRHPHTVVIVKGQGSMILGNSCHNLEHMDTVYISPGTVHQFHADLGEPLGFICVVDRYRDRPETPVSRQQLETWISNPEARDKARI; via the coding sequence ATGTCCGATCAATCAAAAATCATACGGTCTGAAAACTTCACCTGGCCGGAAATTAAAAAAAAAGAGTACAAGTCAGATCAGCCCGGTTTTCAAGGCATTTCGAGATTTGTTCTGCTGGGTGAAAAGGAGGACGAGCAGGGGCTGAATATGCAAACCCGCTACTTTGAAATTGAGCGTGGCGGTTACTCGTCTCTTGAAAGACATCGCCACCCGCACACGGTGGTTATTGTCAAAGGACAAGGTTCAATGATACTCGGCAACTCCTGTCATAACCTGGAGCACATGGACACGGTTTACATCTCTCCCGGAACCGTACACCAGTTTCATGCCGACCTTGGCGAGCCTCTGGGGTTCATTTGCGTCGTTGACCGTTACCGGGACCGGCCGGAAACACCTGTGAGCAGGCAACAGCTCGAGACATGGATCTCCAATCCCGAGGCGCGAGATAAAGCCCGCATATAG
- the gap gene encoding type I glyceraldehyde-3-phosphate dehydrogenase, with translation MSKIKVGVNGFGRIGRLVTRAILADYSDKIELVAVNDLTDAATLAHLFKYDSVHGKYNGEVRAEGDNLVIDGKTIKVTAERDPANLTWGKDGVRTVVESTGFFTSSDAASKHLKAGAEKVIISAPAKGDVKTIVLGVNDSEISDDINIYSNASCTTNCLAPMVKVLDDAFGVEKGFMTTVHAYTGDQGTVDSPHSDLRRARAAAINIVPTSTGAAKAVGLVLPHLNGKLDGGALRVPVPTGSLTDFTCTVKKDTTLEEVTAEFKKAAEGPLKGILEFTDEPIVSTDIIGNPHSTIYDSDITKVDGKLVKVVGWYDNEAGYSARTAELVVRIG, from the coding sequence ATGTCAAAAATAAAAGTTGGAGTTAACGGATTCGGCCGGATTGGCAGACTTGTAACCCGTGCCATTCTCGCAGACTATAGCGACAAAATTGAACTTGTCGCCGTAAATGATCTCACTGACGCTGCCACTCTTGCTCACCTGTTCAAGTATGACTCCGTTCATGGCAAGTATAACGGCGAAGTGCGCGCTGAAGGAGATAACCTCGTTATTGATGGCAAGACCATCAAAGTAACCGCCGAAAGAGATCCCGCCAATCTGACCTGGGGCAAAGACGGTGTTCGTACCGTTGTGGAAAGTACCGGCTTCTTTACTTCCAGCGATGCGGCTTCAAAGCACCTGAAAGCCGGTGCAGAGAAAGTAATTATCTCGGCGCCAGCCAAAGGCGATGTCAAAACCATCGTTCTCGGTGTTAACGACAGCGAAATCTCCGACGACATTAATATCTACTCAAACGCGAGCTGCACCACCAACTGCCTTGCACCTATGGTGAAAGTCCTTGATGACGCTTTTGGTGTTGAGAAGGGTTTCATGACAACCGTTCATGCCTACACCGGAGACCAGGGAACCGTTGACAGCCCGCACTCGGATCTTCGACGCGCCCGTGCCGCTGCCATCAATATTGTGCCTACTTCTACCGGAGCAGCCAAAGCCGTAGGCCTGGTTCTCCCGCATCTGAACGGCAAACTTGATGGCGGAGCTCTCCGTGTACCCGTACCGACCGGCTCACTGACCGACTTCACATGTACCGTAAAGAAAGATACCACGCTGGAAGAGGTTACCGCTGAATTCAAGAAGGCAGCCGAAGGTCCGCTGAAAGGTATTCTGGAATTCACCGATGAGCCGATTGTTTCCACCGATATTATCGGAAACCCGCACTCAACCATCTATGATTCCGATATCACCAAAGTAGACGGCAAGCTGGTTAAAGTAGTAGGCTGGTACGACAATGAGGCCGGTTATTCGGCACGTACCGCAGAACTGGTCGTCCGTATCGGATAA
- a CDS encoding ankyrin repeat domain-containing protein — MESSPLIEASKAGDLEALKAALKEGVDINAVSATGSTPLIYAAQNNQMEAVRLLLQKGAEVNIRNKIGGTALNRAAENGNLEMMHLLFENGAEIGPLALIIAAREGQLEAVKLLLEKGADINGTQHWGQTALMFAAREGHMEVVRFLISQGANVKHKDKNGYTALNFAVENEHSDLAVILRSAGATETKARKKLEAARKAESEDDDDDDNDTDDLEIDEEAPGPDPDSED; from the coding sequence ATGGAATCTTCGCCTCTCATTGAAGCAAGCAAGGCAGGTGATCTTGAAGCTTTAAAAGCCGCCCTCAAGGAAGGAGTTGACATCAATGCGGTCTCTGCTACAGGATCGACGCCCCTCATTTATGCCGCTCAGAACAACCAGATGGAGGCGGTCAGGCTGTTGCTGCAGAAGGGGGCGGAAGTTAATATCAGAAACAAGATCGGTGGTACGGCTCTGAACCGGGCGGCTGAAAACGGTAACCTGGAGATGATGCATCTGCTGTTTGAAAATGGTGCGGAAATCGGTCCGCTTGCATTGATCATTGCCGCAAGAGAGGGTCAGCTGGAGGCGGTAAAGCTGTTGCTGGAAAAGGGAGCTGATATTAACGGTACCCAGCATTGGGGTCAGACAGCCCTCATGTTTGCCGCGCGAGAGGGTCATATGGAAGTGGTTCGTTTTTTGATTTCGCAGGGTGCCAATGTTAAGCACAAGGACAAAAACGGATATACGGCACTCAATTTTGCGGTTGAGAATGAACACTCCGACCTGGCGGTTATCCTCAGAAGTGCCGGTGCCACAGAAACAAAGGCCCGGAAAAAACTGGAAGCGGCGCGCAAGGCCGAGAGCGAAGACGATGACGATGATGACAACGATACCGATGATCTGGAGATCGATGAAGAAGCGCCCGGACCAGATCCTGATTCCGAGGATTGA
- a CDS encoding RuBisCO large subunit C-terminal-like domain-containing protein, protein MADSFQVTYLLSLADGENVNDRVLALQLEQSAELPESVVASMGVSGVKGRIVQQSRPSPRQVLVTIAWPGQNHAGEITQFLNILFGNISLKRGIAILDIQWDALTPDLFKGPAWGIDRFRQDWDIPHRALSCTALKPMGYPTGKLAAIAHQFAEGGIDIIKDDHGLTNQEPAPFRKRVAACVQAMDKAAQNTGRRSRYFPNITTEPHLLRERYEMAAELGADGVLLAPMLTGLASMHYLAQLPVDLPIMAHPAFSGPFVAHHPSVHALKNNGAASEEASGIPGESLHGFEPGLFFGALWRALGADFVIYPNAGGRFSFSPDTCLSINKEALRQDIPFPRTFPTPGGGVRADRMPYWLQQYGKEITFLIGGNLYEDPAGIYHASRAFSESLR, encoded by the coding sequence ATGGCTGATTCGTTTCAAGTCACCTACTTGCTGAGTTTGGCCGACGGAGAGAATGTAAATGACCGTGTTCTGGCCCTGCAACTGGAGCAAAGTGCCGAGCTGCCGGAATCGGTTGTAGCTTCCATGGGGGTTTCAGGCGTCAAAGGCCGGATTGTGCAACAGTCCCGCCCATCCCCCCGGCAGGTTCTTGTAACCATTGCGTGGCCGGGTCAAAATCACGCCGGCGAAATCACCCAGTTTCTCAATATTCTGTTCGGTAACATCTCTCTGAAACGGGGCATTGCAATTTTGGACATACAGTGGGATGCGTTGACTCCGGACCTGTTTAAAGGTCCCGCGTGGGGCATTGACCGTTTTCGCCAGGACTGGGATATCCCTCACAGGGCACTCAGCTGTACAGCCCTCAAACCCATGGGATATCCAACCGGCAAACTGGCTGCCATCGCACATCAGTTTGCTGAAGGCGGGATCGACATTATCAAGGACGATCACGGCCTCACCAATCAGGAGCCGGCACCCTTCCGGAAGCGCGTTGCCGCTTGTGTTCAGGCAATGGATAAAGCCGCTCAAAACACCGGCCGGCGTTCCCGGTACTTCCCCAACATTACAACAGAACCGCACCTTCTCCGGGAACGTTATGAAATGGCGGCGGAACTTGGAGCCGACGGCGTGCTGCTGGCACCCATGCTGACGGGGCTCGCTTCCATGCACTATCTGGCTCAGCTCCCGGTGGACCTCCCGATTATGGCACATCCGGCATTCAGCGGACCATTTGTGGCGCATCATCCATCAGTCCATGCATTGAAAAACAACGGAGCAGCATCCGAAGAGGCTTCCGGCATCCCGGGAGAGAGCCTTCACGGCTTTGAGCCCGGCCTGTTTTTCGGTGCATTGTGGCGAGCTCTCGGGGCCGATTTTGTGATTTATCCCAATGCCGGCGGCCGTTTTTCATTTTCACCTGACACCTGCTTGTCAATCAATAAAGAAGCACTGAGGCAGGATATCCCTTTCCCCCGCACTTTTCCCACACCAGGCGGAGGAGTTCGGGCAGACCGTATGCCATACTGGCTGCAGCAATATGGAAAAGAGATCACCTTTCTGATCGGAGGAAACCTTTACGAGGATCCCGCAGGTATTTATCATGCATCCCGTGCGTTTTCGGAAAGCCTTCGTTAG
- a CDS encoding integration host factor subunit beta, with translation MTYTKRDIVRRISEKKNVPMVQVEPWVDAVIEAMRDTMMEANPACRIEIRDFGVFEVKVTKAKPKARNPKTNEVIYVPEHRKTHFKPSKLLKEFLRQPLETEQLEEA, from the coding sequence ATGACCTACACTAAAAGAGATATCGTTCGTCGTATATCGGAAAAGAAAAATGTACCGATGGTTCAGGTTGAGCCCTGGGTGGATGCCGTCATTGAAGCCATGCGCGATACCATGATGGAAGCCAATCCCGCTTGTCGGATCGAAATCCGCGACTTCGGCGTATTTGAGGTGAAAGTAACCAAAGCCAAACCAAAGGCAAGAAACCCCAAGACCAACGAAGTTATTTATGTTCCGGAGCACCGGAAGACCCACTTCAAGCCCAGCAAGCTGCTCAAAGAATTCCTGCGGCAACCACTGGAAACAGAACAGCTCGAGGAAGCGTAA
- the def gene encoding peptide deformylase, translating into MPILPIVTYDDPVLLRRADPVHPDHPGLQDFIDDLFDTMYEANGVGLAAPQVGESIRVFVVDADVITEEEENKAFGPRVFINPEIEPMEDDHWDAEEGCLSLPDLREKVTRPDRIRIRYHDREFQLQEEVFDGWFSRVLQHENDHLKGVLFIDYLGAFRKRLIKGKLEDIRLGRIETEYPLAPKKHVP; encoded by the coding sequence ATGCCCATTCTGCCCATTGTAACGTACGACGACCCTGTTCTGCTCCGGCGAGCCGATCCCGTACACCCGGATCACCCCGGGTTGCAGGATTTTATCGATGACCTTTTTGATACCATGTATGAAGCCAATGGCGTCGGACTGGCTGCACCCCAGGTAGGAGAGTCGATTCGCGTGTTTGTGGTGGATGCGGATGTTATCACCGAAGAAGAGGAGAACAAGGCCTTTGGGCCGCGTGTGTTCATCAATCCGGAAATTGAACCGATGGAGGATGATCATTGGGATGCCGAGGAAGGGTGCCTCAGCCTGCCGGACTTGCGGGAGAAGGTGACCCGGCCCGACCGCATCCGGATCCGTTATCACGATCGTGAGTTTCAGCTGCAGGAGGAGGTTTTCGATGGCTGGTTCTCAAGGGTTCTTCAGCATGAGAACGACCATTTGAAAGGCGTTCTGTTTATAGATTATCTGGGAGCTTTCCGCAAAAGACTGATAAAGGGAAAACTGGAGGATATCAGGCTCGGCCGGATCGAAACAGAGTATCCCCTTGCTCCGAAAAAGCATGTTCCGTAA